Below is a genomic region from Telmatobacter sp. DSM 110680.
TATGTCCATACTTTGCCCAACCACCTGCACCAAGAATTCCAACCCGAATCTTTCCGCTGCCCATCGCATATTCTCCCTCGTCAAAGGCTAAACCTTGACACACATGTCAATGTCAAGGGACGCTGGAACATGCTCATCGGAGAACTATCAACTCGGACCGCTGTCAGTACCCGCGCACTCCGTCATTACGAGAAACTCGGGATGATCCACAGTGAACGCGGAGAGAACGGATACCGGAACTACAGTGAGGAATCCGTCGAGTGGGTGAAGTCGATTCAGTTCCTTCTTTCGTCTGGTTTGAACCTCGCTACGATCACTCAAATCCTGCCCACGCTGATGGGCAATAAGTGTGCGCTCGACGATGATTTTGTTCGTGCCGCGATTGAACGCGAATCAGGCAAGATCGAAGCACGCATGGCGAAAATGGCTCACAGCCATCAGGTGCTATCGAAGGCCCTTGAGAAGGGGCTACTTCGCAGACCGGGAACCTAGTAGAGCTGTGGAGCGCCTTAACAGCGATCTGTGATGCGGGCGCGGGCGAGTAGTGGCCAACTCGTCAATTACTTATTGAGCAAGACGTCAGGCAGATGTGTGTCGCGTGTTGAGTCCGAGTGAACCGCCAACTCTGTTGCCTGATCAAGTCATCAGAGCTTCCATGGTGAAAACAATGTAAGGAAGATGGAGGGTTAGTTTTCAGCGGAATTTGTATATTCCTCCATGAAT
It encodes:
- a CDS encoding MerR family transcriptional regulator translates to MLIGELSTRTAVSTRALRHYEKLGMIHSERGENGYRNYSEESVEWVKSIQFLLSSGLNLATITQILPTLMGNKCALDDDFVRAAIERESGKIEARMAKMAHSHQVLSKALEKGLLRRPGT